From Mytilus edulis chromosome 8, xbMytEdul2.2, whole genome shotgun sequence, one genomic window encodes:
- the LOC139484617 gene encoding LIM/homeobox protein Awh-like isoform X1, translating into MGISTDITHNSFEFEDSGNFTFQCSTSYEDENCSSPDSVFEYTFPTATVHVCYGCNGVVEDQYVLRLNDQSWHPTCLRCSHCHTILDNHNTCYVRGGNIYCRKDEFCIPCTKCNVGIRSDDWVRKARDNCYHLACFNCDICNRQLSTGEQFALHNNRLLCKIHYLQVLQGNRIGDERLGKRKSKRQRTAFTDDQVHIFQSYFDVEQNPDPQDLDTIAEQAGVARRVAQVWFQNARARSKRNIQMSMGSPASIVSKESSSPEHSFDSLDELTYSN; encoded by the exons ATGGGTATATCAACAGACATTACACACAACAGCTTTGAGTTTGAAGATTCCGGAAACTTTACGTTCCAGTGTAGCACAAGTTATGAAGATGAAAACTGCTCCTCACCGGACTCGGTATTTGAATACACATTCCCAACG GCTACAGTACATGTATGTTACGGATGTAATGGAGTTGTAGAAGACCAATACGTCCTCCGTCTGAATGACCAGTCCTGGCATCCGACCTGTCTCCGCTGCTCTCATTGTCACACCATACTGGACAACCACAACACCTGTTACGTCAGAGGGGGAAACATCTACTGCAGAAAAGA tGAATTTTGCATACCATGTACCAAATGTAACGTAGGAATCCGCAGTGACGACTGGGTCAGGAAAGCACGCGACAACTGTTACCACTTGGCGTGTTTCAACTGTGACATCTGTAACAGACAACTCTCAACAGGGGAACAGTTCGCTCTACATAACAACAGACTTCTTTGTAAGATCCACTATCTACAAGTTTTACAAGGCAACAGAATTGGCGATG AGCGTCTTGGAAAACGTAAATCCAAGAGACAGCGTACAGCTTTCACAGATGATCAGGTGCATATCTTTCAATCCTACTTCGATGTGGAACAGAACCCAGACCCACAAGACTTGGATACCATCGCAGAACAAGCTGGAGTCGCAAGACGTGTGGCACAAGTTTGGTTCCAAAACGCACGTGCAAGATCCAAGAGAAATATTCAAATGTCTATGGGATCTCCAGCATCGATCGTCTCGAAAGAATCTA gTTCCCCAGAACACAGTTTTGACAGTTTAGATGAGCTAACCTACAGCAATTGA